A region of Apus apus isolate bApuApu2 chromosome 14, bApuApu2.pri.cur, whole genome shotgun sequence DNA encodes the following proteins:
- the CEP20 gene encoding centrosomal protein 20 isoform X1, translated as MATVAELKAVLRDTLEKRGALGQIKARIRAEVFNALDDQSEPRPPLSHENFLINELIREYLEYNKYKYAASVLTAESGQPEVPLDRQFLAKELNVVEDTNGKSVRPLLYGIISYFLHGAKEESTQNTFPKVSLLNYPKQNLGKPPAERNQKDRIPEPGRIAGTSIEEPLVLQSINR; from the exons ATGGCGACGGTGGCGGAGCTGAAAGCAG TTTTAAGGGACACACTGGAGAAAAGAGGTGCTCTTGGACAAATCAAAGCAAGGATCAGAGCTGAAGTTTTTAATGCACTGGATGACCAAAGTGAACCACGGCCACCACTGTCTCATGAAAATTTCTTAATCAATGAACTGATTCGTGAATACCTGGAATATAACAAATATAAATATGCAGCATCTGTTTTAACTGCAG AATCTGGCCAGCCTGAAGTGCCCTTGGACAGACAGTTTCTTGCCAAAGAGCTGAACGTAGTAGAAGACACAAATGGAAAATCAGT CAGACCTCTCTTGTATGGAATTATCTCTTATTTCTTACATGGTGCTAAAGAAGAAAGTACCCAGAATACCTTTCCAAAAGTGTCTTTGCTGAATTATCCAAAGCAAAACCTTGGGAAACCACCTGCTGAGAGAAATCAAAAAG atagAATTCCAGAACCAGGAAGGATAGCTGGCACAAGCATCGAAGAGCCCCTTGTTTTACAAAGTATTAACAGATGA
- the CEP20 gene encoding centrosomal protein 20 isoform X2 gives MATVAELKAVLRDTLEKRGALGQIKARIRAEVFNALDDQSEPRPPLSHENFLINELIREYLEYNKYKYAASVLTAESGQPEVPLDRQFLAKELNVVEDTNGKSVPLLYGIISYFLHGAKEESTQNTFPKVSLLNYPKQNLGKPPAERNQKDRIPEPGRIAGTSIEEPLVLQSINR, from the exons ATGGCGACGGTGGCGGAGCTGAAAGCAG TTTTAAGGGACACACTGGAGAAAAGAGGTGCTCTTGGACAAATCAAAGCAAGGATCAGAGCTGAAGTTTTTAATGCACTGGATGACCAAAGTGAACCACGGCCACCACTGTCTCATGAAAATTTCTTAATCAATGAACTGATTCGTGAATACCTGGAATATAACAAATATAAATATGCAGCATCTGTTTTAACTGCAG AATCTGGCCAGCCTGAAGTGCCCTTGGACAGACAGTTTCTTGCCAAAGAGCTGAACGTAGTAGAAGACACAAATGGAAAATCAGT ACCTCTCTTGTATGGAATTATCTCTTATTTCTTACATGGTGCTAAAGAAGAAAGTACCCAGAATACCTTTCCAAAAGTGTCTTTGCTGAATTATCCAAAGCAAAACCTTGGGAAACCACCTGCTGAGAGAAATCAAAAAG atagAATTCCAGAACCAGGAAGGATAGCTGGCACAAGCATCGAAGAGCCCCTTGTTTTACAAAGTATTAACAGATGA
- the CEP20 gene encoding centrosomal protein 20 isoform X3, translating into MATVAELKAVLRDTLEKRGALGQIKARIRAEVFNALDDQSEPRPPLSHENFLINELIREYLEYNKYKYAASVLTAESGQPEVPLDRQFLAKELNVVEDTNGKSV; encoded by the exons ATGGCGACGGTGGCGGAGCTGAAAGCAG TTTTAAGGGACACACTGGAGAAAAGAGGTGCTCTTGGACAAATCAAAGCAAGGATCAGAGCTGAAGTTTTTAATGCACTGGATGACCAAAGTGAACCACGGCCACCACTGTCTCATGAAAATTTCTTAATCAATGAACTGATTCGTGAATACCTGGAATATAACAAATATAAATATGCAGCATCTGTTTTAACTGCAG AATCTGGCCAGCCTGAAGTGCCCTTGGACAGACAGTTTCTTGCCAAAGAGCTGAACGTAGTAGAAGACACAAATGGAAAATCAGTGTAA